In a genomic window of Streptomyces pristinaespiralis:
- a CDS encoding DUF5988 family protein, giving the protein MSDAKKAVLEGGPDDLPQRIVAVDDPGQELKIPFRGGYEHFKSTARTRNTDEGRLPVYEWWERTELPG; this is encoded by the coding sequence ATGAGCGACGCGAAGAAGGCCGTCCTGGAGGGCGGCCCGGATGACCTCCCCCAGCGAATCGTTGCCGTGGACGACCCGGGGCAGGAGCTCAAGATTCCGTTCCGCGGGGGATACGAGCACTTCAAGTCCACGGCGCGCACGCGGAACACCGACGAGGGCCGACTGCCGGTCTACGAATGGTGGGAGCGCACGGAACTTCCGGGCTGA
- a CDS encoding SGNH/GDSL hydrolase family protein: MYVNDPEAPRYVALGDSQTEGLGDGDDTMGLRGWADRLAEHLAQHHPGTRYANLAVRGRLARHVRTEQLAPALALRPDLATVVAGVNDLLRPRFDADEVGAHLEAVFAALTAQGARVATVTFPDVTLITPLARPLAPRVAALNDRIRDAARRHGVVVAETGSHAVVTDLRLWSPDRLHASPLGHARIAAAVAHALALPGSDDTWTHPLPPVPAALPARGRAAAELRWAAAFLGPWLGRRLRGRSSGDGRTAKRPQLLPVLAPGPRDSARRDREEPPRGEN, translated from the coding sequence ATGTACGTGAACGACCCGGAAGCCCCGCGCTACGTCGCCCTGGGGGACAGCCAGACCGAGGGACTCGGCGACGGCGACGACACGATGGGCCTGCGCGGCTGGGCCGACCGGCTCGCCGAACACCTCGCACAGCACCACCCGGGCACGCGGTACGCCAATCTGGCCGTACGAGGACGCCTGGCCCGCCACGTCCGCACCGAGCAGCTCGCCCCCGCCCTCGCGCTCCGCCCCGACCTGGCCACCGTGGTCGCCGGGGTCAACGACCTGCTGAGGCCGCGGTTCGACGCCGACGAGGTCGGCGCCCATCTGGAGGCGGTGTTCGCCGCGCTCACCGCTCAAGGCGCCCGCGTCGCCACCGTCACCTTCCCCGACGTCACCCTCATCACCCCGCTCGCCAGACCGCTCGCGCCACGTGTCGCCGCGCTCAACGACCGGATACGCGACGCCGCCCGGCGCCACGGCGTCGTCGTCGCCGAGACCGGCAGCCACGCGGTGGTCACCGACCTCCGGCTGTGGAGCCCGGACCGCCTCCACGCGAGTCCGCTCGGACACGCACGGATCGCCGCCGCCGTCGCACACGCCCTCGCGCTGCCCGGCAGCGACGACACCTGGACGCACCCGCTGCCGCCGGTCCCGGCGGCCTTGCCGGCCCGGGGGAGAGCTGCCGCCGAACTGCGCTGGGCGGCGGCCTTCCTCGGGCCGTGGCTCGGCCGCCGGCTGCGCGGCCGCTCCTCGGGCGACGGCCGCACGGCCAAACGCCCGCAGCTGCTCCCCGTCCTGGCGCCGGGCCCGCGGGACTCGGCGCGTCGTGACCGGGAGGAACCGCCGCGCGGGGAAAACTGA
- a CDS encoding PadR family transcriptional regulator gives MALRHAVLAALLDEELSGYQLVKAFDLGVANFWHAQPQQLYAELTRLEKDGLITGREVVQENRPNKRLFKVTDAGLAELDHFTGTAAKPSFMRDDLVVKVQAADHVDTGTLISRLAERAATAEAKVELFGKLLRTMRGDRTEEDFLRHGERVGPYLTCLRGLAFEQGNRDWCERTIAVLRERAGH, from the coding sequence ATGGCCTTGCGGCACGCTGTTCTGGCGGCGCTGCTCGACGAGGAGTTGAGCGGATACCAGCTGGTGAAGGCGTTCGACCTGGGTGTGGCGAACTTCTGGCACGCCCAGCCGCAGCAGCTGTACGCCGAGCTCACCCGCCTGGAGAAGGACGGGCTGATCACGGGCCGTGAAGTCGTCCAGGAGAACCGGCCCAACAAGCGCCTGTTCAAGGTCACCGACGCCGGCCTCGCCGAACTGGACCACTTCACCGGTACGGCCGCCAAGCCGTCGTTCATGCGCGACGACCTCGTCGTCAAGGTCCAGGCAGCAGATCACGTCGACACCGGGACACTGATCAGCCGGCTCGCCGAACGCGCGGCCACGGCCGAGGCCAAGGTCGAACTGTTCGGCAAGCTGCTGCGCACCATGCGGGGCGACCGTACGGAGGAGGATTTCCTCCGCCACGGGGAGCGCGTCGGCCCCTACCTGACCTGCCTGCGGGGCCTGGCCTTCGAGCAGGGCAACCGCGACTGGTGCGAACGCACCATCGCCGTCCTGCGGGAGAGGGCCGGCCACTGA
- a CDS encoding nuclear transport factor 2 family protein — MATAAERFRIAVDTRDLTALDELFTDDIRFYSPVKFTPFEGKPMLLGLFGVLLRVFEDFRYIGHYDGAAETGADGVEAPSAVLPFRATVNGKHIHGIDLLHFAEDGRIKEFTVMVRPQSAVHALGEAVLAGLVADGLVPAPGR; from the coding sequence ATGGCTACCGCAGCAGAGCGCTTCCGCATCGCCGTCGACACCCGTGACCTCACCGCTCTGGACGAGCTGTTCACCGATGACATCCGCTTCTACAGCCCTGTGAAGTTCACCCCGTTCGAGGGGAAGCCGATGCTCCTCGGCCTCTTCGGCGTCCTGTTGCGCGTCTTCGAGGACTTCCGTTACATCGGGCACTACGACGGCGCGGCCGAGACCGGCGCGGACGGCGTCGAGGCACCGTCGGCGGTCCTGCCCTTCCGGGCGACCGTGAACGGCAAGCACATCCACGGCATCGATCTGCTCCACTTCGCCGAGGACGGCCGGATCAAGGAGTTCACCGTCATGGTGCGGCCGCAGTCGGCCGTCCACGCGCTCGGCGAGGCCGTCCTCGCCGGGCTCGTCGCCGACGGCCTGGTCCCGGCACCCGGCCGGTGA
- a CDS encoding MXAN_6230/SCO0854 family RING domain-containing protein, whose protein sequence is MTVTDAGTARPRALAAVLLFRRGAVYLPGPGTVSDPAGEAGAALLEADLAQRGHLVAPALRAAFAALDARALGALGRALLHDIDQALGADRPHEPLFSGFPETVPADPYRYYVDRVLTVLFQQPAQPCVLCGTEGSVVPVSPCAHLVCGTCFDGADFTACPVCQRRIDPADPFLKPKRPRRLFGRPDAPRRMRLLSLGGDLITRQADAVQELDTLLARTGALPPQDADDLTSLLAARSRADLDTLPAAVPGRETKARLMAWLLEDPDELTRTLPYAAGLVDTATDVLRVLSLRSGGDAGLVSVPRFAAVPRPLRRALLTLLDALDPAQAAQDMRRHRRAWIHAAERLHPFEYADRHPRAALAFAALRGTRLGDDALSAVLRAAAADAEGIDTTGPAVTARSWSRHVEAALTAGDVTGALALLARRPGELVRRLDHLLRLAVGEETAGRAIVTALGGVTGRVAPAVLLSALGAIRVRTREQPVRVFFPKGASAKAHVADDERAALPASLVRDVVGVLSAELSRRADTGRRVDTAVIDAELDGVMAPFTERTASRAFVTLPRGSELAVPEGRILRLFLHWTESAGSGRTDLDLSVAMFDADWQQLGVCDYTSLRHARDAAVHSGDLQDAPPPLGASEFVDLDLERLAAAGVRHAVAVVYSYNNVPFGELAEAFAGVMVRDLPGGAGPVFEPRSVEQRFDLTGGERACVPLVVDLRARTMRWLDVTKGVTGSQHSVWRHSTALAAQGRSLTGLFASGARVSLGELARLRAAARASRVVLRREGAACEVYVRRDGEDVSAFAARIGSPDTDTDMEPDADSDRGAKRRTSGAGLAFLLRGDAELADGCEVFALYPQRLDASRVRLLSASDVVTAFAAR, encoded by the coding sequence ATGACCGTCACCGATGCCGGCACCGCCCGGCCGCGCGCTCTCGCCGCCGTACTGCTGTTCCGCCGGGGAGCCGTCTACCTGCCCGGTCCCGGCACCGTGTCCGACCCGGCCGGTGAGGCCGGCGCGGCGCTGCTGGAGGCCGATCTCGCCCAGCGCGGTCACCTCGTCGCACCCGCCCTGCGGGCCGCCTTCGCGGCACTCGACGCACGGGCCCTCGGAGCTCTCGGCCGCGCCCTGCTGCACGACATCGACCAGGCACTGGGCGCCGACCGGCCCCATGAGCCGCTGTTCAGCGGCTTCCCGGAGACCGTTCCGGCCGACCCGTACCGGTACTACGTCGACCGCGTCCTGACCGTTCTCTTCCAGCAGCCCGCGCAGCCGTGCGTGCTCTGCGGCACGGAGGGCTCCGTCGTGCCCGTCTCGCCGTGCGCCCATCTGGTGTGCGGTACGTGCTTCGACGGCGCCGACTTCACGGCCTGCCCGGTGTGCCAGCGCCGTATCGACCCCGCCGACCCGTTCCTGAAGCCGAAGCGCCCCCGGCGGCTGTTCGGTCGTCCCGATGCTCCCCGGCGGATGCGACTGCTCTCCCTCGGCGGTGACCTGATCACACGTCAGGCCGATGCCGTGCAGGAGCTGGACACCCTGCTGGCGCGCACCGGAGCCCTGCCTCCGCAGGACGCCGACGACCTGACGTCCCTGCTGGCCGCGCGTTCCCGCGCCGACCTGGACACGCTGCCCGCAGCCGTCCCCGGGCGGGAGACGAAGGCCCGGCTGATGGCCTGGCTGCTCGAGGACCCCGACGAGCTCACCAGGACCCTGCCGTACGCGGCCGGGCTCGTCGACACCGCGACGGACGTGCTGCGCGTGCTGTCCCTGCGCTCCGGCGGGGACGCGGGACTCGTGTCGGTCCCGCGTTTCGCGGCAGTGCCCCGGCCGCTGCGCCGCGCCCTGCTGACCCTGCTCGACGCGCTCGACCCGGCCCAGGCGGCCCAGGACATGCGACGCCACCGCCGCGCCTGGATCCACGCGGCCGAACGTCTGCACCCCTTCGAGTACGCGGACCGACACCCTCGCGCGGCGCTTGCCTTCGCCGCCCTGCGCGGCACACGCCTCGGCGACGACGCCCTCTCCGCCGTGCTGCGCGCGGCGGCGGCCGACGCCGAGGGGATCGACACCACAGGGCCGGCCGTCACAGCCCGCAGCTGGAGCCGGCACGTCGAGGCCGCCCTCACGGCGGGCGACGTCACCGGCGCCCTGGCGCTGCTGGCGCGGCGGCCCGGCGAACTGGTCCGCAGGCTCGACCATCTGCTCCGGCTCGCCGTCGGTGAGGAGACCGCCGGGCGGGCGATCGTCACCGCGCTCGGCGGCGTGACCGGCCGGGTGGCGCCGGCGGTGCTGCTGTCCGCGCTCGGCGCGATCCGCGTCCGCACGCGAGAACAGCCGGTGCGGGTGTTCTTCCCGAAGGGCGCGTCCGCGAAGGCGCACGTCGCCGACGACGAACGCGCGGCACTGCCGGCCTCCCTCGTGCGGGACGTCGTCGGCGTCCTCTCGGCGGAGCTGTCGCGCCGTGCGGACACGGGGCGGCGCGTGGACACGGCCGTCATCGACGCCGAACTGGACGGCGTCATGGCTCCATTCACCGAGCGGACCGCTTCCCGTGCCTTCGTGACCCTGCCGCGCGGCAGTGAACTGGCGGTACCGGAAGGCCGGATCCTGCGCCTGTTCCTCCACTGGACGGAGAGCGCCGGCTCCGGCCGGACGGACCTCGACCTGTCGGTGGCGATGTTCGACGCGGACTGGCAGCAGCTCGGCGTCTGCGACTACACGAGCCTGCGTCACGCCCGTGACGCGGCCGTGCACTCGGGCGACCTCCAGGACGCGCCGCCCCCGCTGGGCGCGAGCGAGTTCGTCGACCTCGACCTGGAGCGGCTCGCAGCTGCCGGGGTGCGCCATGCGGTCGCGGTCGTCTACTCGTACAACAACGTTCCCTTCGGGGAACTCGCGGAGGCGTTCGCCGGGGTCATGGTCCGCGACCTGCCCGGCGGCGCCGGCCCGGTCTTCGAACCGCGCTCCGTCGAGCAGCGCTTCGACCTGACCGGAGGCGAACGTGCCTGCGTGCCGCTCGTCGTCGACCTGCGGGCACGGACCATGCGCTGGCTCGACGTCACCAAGGGCGTGACCGGCTCGCAGCACTCCGTGTGGCGGCACTCGACGGCCCTGGCCGCGCAGGGCCGGAGCCTGACCGGGCTGTTCGCGTCGGGGGCGCGGGTGAGCCTGGGCGAGCTGGCCCGCCTGCGGGCCGCGGCCCGCGCGTCCCGGGTGGTGCTGCGCCGTGAGGGCGCGGCGTGCGAGGTGTACGTCCGCCGGGACGGCGAGGACGTGTCCGCCTTCGCGGCCCGAATCGGCTCACCGGACACGGACACGGACATGGAGCCGGACGCGGACAGCGATCGGGGCGCGAAGCGCCGTACGTCCGGGGCGGGGCTGGCCTTCCTGCTGCGCGGGGACGCCGAACTCGCCGACGGCTGCGAGGTCTTCGCGCTGTACCCGCAGCGGCTGGACGCGTCCCGCGTGCGGCTGCTCAGCGCCTCGGACGTCGTCACGGCGTTCGCCGCCCGCTGA
- the bla gene encoding class A beta-lactamase: MSVAVSRRASLAALAALAAAPLTGCAARRADAAPSNASTSPGASAAPKVSAAASGRAFARLQREFDARLGVYAVDTGSGRTVTHRPDERFAYCSTHKALTAAAVLEHNSLAGLDKVVRYTRDDLVAHSPVTEKHVDSGMTLRAVCDAAVRYSDNTAANLLFDELGGPKAFQAVLAALGDTTTHADRLETALNAATPGDIRDTSTPRALAHDLRAYALGDVLDAEKKALLTHWLKGNTTGDALIRAGVPDTWQVGDRTGAGAYGTRNAIAVAWPPGAAPVVIAVLSSRATEDAEYDDRLVARATEVVVAALA, translated from the coding sequence ATCTCCGTGGCTGTTTCCCGTCGTGCCTCGCTCGCCGCGCTGGCCGCCCTCGCCGCCGCCCCGCTCACCGGATGCGCCGCCCGCCGCGCCGACGCCGCACCGTCGAACGCGTCCACGTCACCCGGAGCGTCCGCCGCGCCGAAGGTCTCGGCGGCCGCGTCGGGCCGCGCCTTCGCCCGGCTGCAACGGGAGTTCGACGCCCGGCTCGGCGTGTACGCCGTCGACACCGGCAGCGGGCGGACCGTCACCCACCGGCCCGACGAGCGATTCGCCTACTGCTCCACCCACAAGGCGCTGACCGCTGCCGCGGTGCTCGAGCACAACTCCCTGGCCGGCCTCGACAAGGTCGTGCGCTACACCCGTGACGATCTGGTGGCCCACTCCCCGGTCACGGAGAAGCACGTCGACAGCGGCATGACGCTGCGCGCCGTGTGCGACGCCGCCGTCCGCTACAGCGACAACACCGCCGCGAACCTCCTGTTCGACGAGCTCGGCGGGCCCAAGGCCTTCCAGGCCGTGCTCGCGGCGCTGGGCGACACCACCACCCACGCCGACCGCCTCGAAACCGCCCTCAACGCGGCCACGCCGGGCGACATCCGCGACACCAGCACCCCTCGCGCCCTCGCCCACGACCTGCGCGCCTACGCCCTCGGTGACGTCCTCGACGCGGAGAAGAAGGCGCTGCTGACCCACTGGCTCAAGGGCAACACCACCGGCGACGCCCTCATCCGCGCCGGCGTCCCCGACACCTGGCAGGTCGGCGACAGGACCGGCGCGGGCGCCTACGGCACACGCAACGCCATCGCCGTCGCCTGGCCGCCCGGCGCCGCGCCCGTCGTCATCGCCGTCCTCTCCAGCCGCGCCACCGAGGACGCCGAGTACGACGACAGGCTCGTCGCGCGGGCCACCGAGGTGGTCGTGGCGGCACTGGCCTAG